Proteins encoded by one window of bacterium:
- the pyrF gene encoding orotidine-5'-phosphate decarboxylase, which produces MKENPVLVALDGMSPEKAYELAETLKGLAGGFKANNLLDAAGPENAIRELKKYGETVMADPKLHDIPSTVANRIEEYANFGADLVTVMAGGGIEMMCAAMDSAEKVFEVKRPKLPLTRVVAVTVLTSLSEEECQLIYHMPIKAAVLSFAKDAFIAGIDAIVCSPQELEFLNRFKYLDSIDRLTPGITPLWFIKPADQNRVTPPSVAIKNRASKIIIGRAITKPPKEIGTPVDAIQRILEEVEKAREEMEATKK; this is translated from the coding sequence ATGAAAGAAAATCCAGTATTGGTGGCATTAGACGGAATGTCGCCAGAAAAAGCATATGAACTTGCTGAAACATTAAAAGGTCTAGCTGGAGGATTTAAAGCCAACAACCTATTGGATGCGGCAGGTCCAGAAAATGCAATCAGGGAACTGAAAAAATACGGTGAAACTGTAATGGCAGATCCGAAATTACACGATATACCCAGTACGGTTGCAAATCGCATAGAAGAATACGCAAATTTTGGGGCAGACCTTGTAACGGTAATGGCGGGAGGCGGTATTGAAATGATGTGTGCAGCTATGGATAGCGCGGAAAAAGTCTTTGAAGTTAAAAGACCAAAGCTTCCGTTAACTAGAGTTGTTGCAGTCACAGTTTTGACATCGCTAAGCGAAGAAGAATGCCAGCTAATATACCACATGCCAATAAAAGCGGCCGTGCTTAGTTTCGCAAAGGATGCTTTTATAGCAGGCATTGATGCGATAGTTTGCTCTCCGCAGGAATTGGAATTTTTGAACAGGTTCAAATATCTTGATTCTATAGATAGGCTAACTCCTGGCATCACTCCGCTGTGGTTTATTAAACCAGCAGATCAAAATAGGGTAACTCCACCTTCGGTGGCAATTAAAAATAGAGCATCTAAGATCATTATTGGCAGAGCTATAACTAAACCGCCAAAAGAAATTGGTACTCCAGTTGACGCCATTCAGAGAATTCTGGAAGAAGTTGAAAAAGCCAGAGAAGAAATGGAGGCAACTAAAAAGTAG